From Selenomonadales bacterium:
TTTTGCTTGCTGAAGCATTTCATTCATAGCTACTAACGACATTGTAATCTCCCCCTTAATCTATTCTTCTCTATGTCGTATCTAGAAGATGTATTTCTTACTTAATATAATTCTAAATTTTCTCAAAATATCCTCTAAGAAAACAAAGTTTTTTTATTTTTTTAAAAAAATTTCTTTTTGTCCTATACCAGTAGCCAAACTTCCGTTTCTGGCGTATAATAAAGATATTATCAGCAACAAAGGGGATTTTACCATGAAATTTGACTATCATATGCATTTTGAATATGGCACGTACGACCTTGATTGGGTACAAGGCTTCTTCGACAGTGCCAAATCTCGCGGTATCGACGGCATCGGGATCTCCGAGCACAGCCACGGTTTCTCCGAATTCAAAGACCTCTATTACGACGAACTGATCCTCGATGATTCCATCATCGGCACCTATCAGCAAAAATGGCTTCAAAAAGGCAAATTCCGCTATTCGCTCGATGATTACTTCTCGTTCATGCAGATGCTCAAAGAAAAAAACTATCCTGTTAAAACAGGGATCGAGATCTGCAACTTCAAAAATCAGGCCCGCGTAAAAGAGATCATCGCACCGTATCAATTCGACTATGTTATCGGCTCTGTTCACTTCATCAACGGCTGGGGGTACGACTTCTCCGATCTTCTTTCCGTCTGGAATGAATATGACCTCAAAGACATCTACGAATGGTACACACAAGAGATCGAACATATGGCAGCCTCGGGACTCTACGATGTTCTC
This genomic window contains:
- a CDS encoding PHP domain-containing protein — protein: MKFDYHMHFEYGTYDLDWVQGFFDSAKSRGIDGIGISEHSHGFSEFKDLYYDELILDDSIIGTYQQKWLQKGKFRYSLDDYFSFMQMLKEKNYPVKTGIEICNFKNQARVKEIIAPYQFDYVIGSVHFINGWGYDFSDLLSVWNEYDLKDIYEWYTQEIEHMAASGLYDVLGHPFNIRLFKILPTFDVTPYLTRAVRALKEANMAIDINTGTRYRYPIAEISPYPDFLKIAAEYGLPAMTSSDAHKPEDCGRYIAEAVDYLKEYGYTEGRIFTARKPESYPLG